One genomic segment of Cellulophaga sp. HaHaR_3_176 includes these proteins:
- a CDS encoding NifU family protein, producing the protein MTSEELKMNVEKALEEIRPFLQSDGGDISLVSIDNGSSVKVKLEGACVGCSVNQMTLKSGVEMTIKKYAPQIQEVINLA; encoded by the coding sequence ATGACATCAGAAGAGCTTAAAATGAATGTAGAAAAAGCGTTAGAAGAAATTCGACCTTTTTTACAAAGTGATGGAGGTGATATTTCTCTTGTTTCTATAGATAATGGTTCTTCTGTAAAAGTAAAGTTAGAAGGTGCTTGTGTAGGTTGTTCAGTAAACCAAATGACGCTGAAAAGTGGTGTAGAAATGACTATTAAAAAATACGCACCTCAAATACAAGAAGTAATAAATTTAGCATAG
- a CDS encoding Mrp/NBP35 family ATP-binding protein: MKLEKKDILKALENITVPGEGQNMVESGAVKNIQIFGDEVEVDITIRNPSLQARKKTEVEILKIIHKEVYEKAKIKINVKVEAPTPSAVPKSNEIKGKPIPGIKNIIAVASGKGGVGKSTVTANLAVTLAKMGFKVGLLDADIYGPSMPIMFDVAQEKPLAVTIDGKSKMKPVESYGVKLLSIGFFTQPNQAVIWRGPMASKALNQMIFDAHWGEIDFMLLDLPPGTGDIHLSIMQAMPVTGAVVVSTPQEVALADARKGVAMFQQDSINVPVLGIVENMAYFTPDELPDNKYYIFGKEGAKHLSEDLKVPFLGEIPLVQSIREAGDVGRPAAMQSGTPIEAAFEEITKNVVQEVVNRNDSLPATEAIKITTMAGCSAVKKK, from the coding sequence ATGAAATTAGAGAAGAAAGATATTCTCAAAGCTTTAGAAAATATTACTGTACCTGGTGAAGGTCAGAATATGGTGGAAAGTGGAGCGGTAAAAAATATTCAAATTTTTGGAGATGAGGTTGAGGTCGATATTACGATTAGAAATCCAAGTCTTCAAGCACGTAAAAAAACGGAAGTTGAGATTTTAAAAATTATTCATAAAGAAGTTTATGAAAAAGCTAAAATCAAAATCAATGTAAAAGTAGAGGCACCAACACCTTCTGCAGTTCCAAAATCAAATGAAATAAAAGGAAAACCAATTCCTGGTATTAAAAATATAATAGCTGTAGCTTCAGGTAAAGGTGGTGTAGGTAAATCTACAGTTACTGCAAACCTTGCGGTAACATTGGCTAAAATGGGTTTTAAAGTCGGGTTGTTAGATGCTGATATTTATGGACCTTCTATGCCAATTATGTTTGATGTTGCTCAAGAAAAACCTTTGGCAGTTACTATTGATGGAAAGTCGAAAATGAAACCAGTTGAGAGTTATGGTGTGAAATTACTTTCGATAGGCTTTTTTACACAACCTAATCAAGCTGTTATTTGGAGAGGACCAATGGCTTCAAAAGCATTAAATCAAATGATTTTTGATGCACATTGGGGTGAAATAGATTTTATGTTGTTGGATTTACCTCCAGGAACGGGAGATATACATTTGAGTATCATGCAAGCAATGCCTGTAACAGGTGCAGTTGTAGTTAGTACTCCGCAAGAAGTTGCTTTGGCAGATGCACGCAAAGGTGTTGCAATGTTTCAACAAGACTCTATAAACGTGCCTGTGTTAGGAATCGTTGAGAATATGGCGTACTTTACTCCTGATGAATTGCCTGATAATAAATATTATATATTTGGAAAAGAAGGGGCAAAACATTTATCAGAAGATTTAAAAGTTCCATTTTTAGGTGAAATTCCTTTAGTGCAAAGTATTCGTGAAGCAGGTGATGTAGGTAGACCAGCAGCAATGCAATCAGGTACACCAATTGAAGCAGCATTTGAAGAAATTACAAAAAATGTAGTGCAAGAGGTGGTAAACAGAAACGATAGTTTACCAGCTACTGAAGCTATTAAAATAACTACTATGGCAGGTTGTTCTGCTGTTAAAAAGAAATAA
- a CDS encoding MGMT family protein: MEKEEPNFFEKVYDVAKQIPFGRVTSYGAIATYLGAARSARMVGWAMNGSPEGVPAHRVVNKKGLLTGKHHFDGTNLMQQLLENEGIVVIENQIQDLEKHFWNPYTELEIEL; encoded by the coding sequence ATGGAAAAAGAAGAGCCTAATTTTTTTGAAAAAGTTTATGATGTGGCAAAGCAAATTCCCTTTGGTAGGGTAACATCATACGGGGCAATTGCAACGTATTTAGGTGCTGCACGTAGTGCGCGTATGGTAGGTTGGGCAATGAATGGTTCTCCTGAAGGTGTACCAGCACATAGAGTTGTAAATAAAAAAGGTTTACTAACTGGTAAGCATCATTTTGATGGTACTAACTTAATGCAGCAATTGTTAGAAAATGAAGGCATTGTAGTTATTGAAAATCAAATTCAAGATTTAGAAAAGCATTTTTGGAACCCATATACTGAGTTGGAAATAGAATTGTGA
- a CDS encoding LysE family transporter translates to MIHSLILFFVTFSAAFMATVPPGLLNMNAAKTSVEKGKLNGIIFSLGVSTMIMVQAYIAVLISKYLHNHPEVVAVLLKIALVVFAFFAIYFFVLAKRNKPQKEKVVNVSKKNSFFKGVLLAALNLLTIPYYSGLNAMWKTSGWINFGLADILIFIVAAGLGTFTVLYLYTIYFYKLESKNNTFSRNSNYILSALMALLFVITLFRIFNQ, encoded by the coding sequence ATGATACATTCATTAATTCTGTTTTTTGTAACCTTTTCGGCGGCTTTTATGGCAACAGTACCACCAGGTTTGCTAAATATGAATGCAGCAAAAACAAGTGTTGAAAAAGGAAAATTAAACGGAATTATTTTTAGCCTTGGTGTATCAACGATGATAATGGTACAGGCGTATATTGCTGTTTTAATATCTAAATACCTTCACAATCACCCTGAGGTTGTTGCTGTATTATTAAAAATAGCATTGGTTGTATTTGCTTTTTTTGCAATTTACTTTTTTGTTTTAGCAAAAAGAAACAAGCCTCAGAAAGAAAAGGTCGTTAATGTGAGTAAAAAAAACAGCTTTTTTAAAGGTGTTTTACTTGCCGCATTAAATCTTTTAACTATTCCGTATTATAGCGGTTTAAATGCCATGTGGAAAACATCAGGCTGGATCAATTTTGGACTTGCAGATATTCTAATTTTTATTGTAGCAGCTGGCTTAGGTACATTTACTGTTCTGTATTTGTATACTATTTACTTTTATAAGTTAGAATCAAAAAATAACACTTTTTCTAGAAACTCGAATTATATTTTGAGCGCTTTAATGGCATTGCTTTTTGTGATTACTCTTTTCCGAATTTTCAATCAATAA